In Williamsoniiplasma luminosum, the genomic stretch TCTGTTAATTTATTCCCTTTGGTTGCATTATTTCGAACATAAGGTTCGATATATTTAACACGATCATATAAAGCTTCTTCTTTTTTTGGTTGATAAGTTGTATCTCAGTTAATTGCTTCTGCCATATTAACAGCGACATCATCTCTACCAACTGATTTTAATAGGGCATCAAATTTAGCAACATTATCACCATATGCCATGTATAAATTTGGCAATGGTTGACCTGAAGAAATTTCATTTTGGATATTATTGATTGGTGTCACCAAGACTCTTACTTCATGTTTTAAATCACCCGTCGCTCTTCTTGCTTTGTTATATCTATTGGCAATAAATTTATATGCTTCGGCTTTATCGGGTCTTAATCCCATTAATTCAACAACAACTCCAGCGTTATCTTTAAATTTTCAAGCACTAACAATTGCTCCTGTCGAAACAATCAAAGCGATTGTTAAGACTGGAGCTGCTAAAACTTGAACTACTCTATTTCTTTTTAAATCTCAAAAACTCATCACTATTCACCCTTTCCTTTTTTAACTCATGCTTTTGCTTCTTGAACAATCATTTTTGCTTGTTCAAGATTATCAATAATCGCTCCAGCTGCTAATTTGTGGCCACCACCACCTCAATTGGTAGCAATTCCATTCACTGCAAATCTTTTGCTTCTAAATTCAACACGGTAGCGCTGGTCTTCACGAATCGCAAACGTAATCCAGATTTCCACGCCATCAATTCCACTTAAAAGATTTGCAAATTTACCATTTTCGTCATACCTTAACCTATACTGATGAATTAGTTCATCAGTTAAGATAATGTGTCCAACTCCATCTTCAAGTTTTGCGGTTTTGATTAATTCTGATTGCAATTGCAAATCAGAAAACTTTTTATTGTACATTTCTAAATGCAAAGCATTTAAATCAAAACCGCTTTTTAATAAGTGGGCAGCAACTTCAAGTGTTCTTGGAGTTGTTGCTTCAATTAAAAACCGAATTGAATCAGTTAAAATTCCATGATAAATAATCCTTCCTGCTTGTGGAGTAATTTTTCAATTTAATTCCTTGGCTAAATAACCAACCATTTCGCTTGCGCTAGTAAAGCTGGTGTCGACTCACATTAAATCCCCAAACGGAGTTGCATTAGGATGATGATCCAATTTAATTAAAAAATTACCCATAGCAAAGCGTTGGTCATCAATTCTTTCGGTGTTTCCACAATCAGTAACAATGACCAAAGCATTGTTATAAGTTGCATCAGAAACATTACGATCCATTGAACCAATAAAGTTTAAGTAGTTAATGTCTAAACCAACTGCTAGAACTTCTTTGTCTGGGTAATTTTCTTTAATTAAATATTTTAATCCTAGTTGTGAGCCATAAGCATCTCCATCTGGGATAATGTGGCGATGTAGAATGATAGTTTCGTGTTTTTCAATCTCTGCTTTTATTTTGTTTATTATTTCCATTGGACCCCTTAACTTTAATAAAAATCAAAACCGAATTGGTGATTTCATAAGTAAACAAATGTATTAATTTAAAAATAAAGACATCTATGGGCATAGATTTTATTTAATAAAAGATAAATTAATACAAAAATGCTTACAAGATAATCATATATAAAAAAGGGACACTTTTGAGTGCTTTTTTAATGTTTATGGCTTGAAAATGATAATTTTTTTTTAAAATTTCAAATTTAGCAAAAGTCAGTACCCCCTCTTGCTTACAAAACAAAACGGAAATATAATTGAATTATAAGAGTGTAAGCTCTTGAGGTGTTGATATGAAAAAGATACTAACGTTATTGGGAAGCATTGGAATTGTTGGAGCAGCAGCGACAACCGTTGTGTCATGTGAGAACCATGATCATCACGATAATGGTGATCGACAAGCAGAAATTAATAATCAATTAAACAACTTGAAGGATATTGATACAGTAATTCCAGAGTCTAATAGAGACTTGGGCGTTCTAGAAGATATTGGAATGAACACGATAAAAGATGCTTTTCGAGATAACAATCAGAATTTAAATTTAAACAATGATAATTTTCAAATTTCACAAATTAGCAATGAATCAGCAATGCTGCATAGTTTTAAGGGCTATAAAGGACACATAACTGTTACATATAAAGTTTTCAAAAATTTATTTTCAGACAATGGCCAAAACCTAGGTGCACTACCTAATGCCAAAGAAGAAACTATTCGTAAAGCAATTCTTGAAAAAAACTCAAAAATCCGAGAATTAAATCCTAACTTTGTTGTTTTTCAAATCAACAAAGTTAAAGATAATAAATATCAAGCTTTAATTAAGGGTGAACAAAAGCATTCAAAATCAACAATTGTTGAATTTACAATTCCCCAAACTCAAAATGCATAAATTTAATTTCTTTTAATTACTAATTTTTTGTTTTGACCATTTTCAGAAAAGGTATAGAATAAATGTAGTTATTATTGTCAAAGAATTAATAGCTCAACTAATTGTATATGTCAAAGATATACCGACTTATTTTAAAAGGAAGTTATATATGCAAAACAAAAACTATGAAGTTTTGGTTGTTGGTGCTGGACATGCTGGAGTCGAAGCTGCGTTAGCAGCTGCTCGTTTACATAAAAAAACAGGCTTAATTAATTTATACACAGACAAAATCGCTTTGATGCCATGTAATCCAAGTGTGGGGGGACCCGCTAAAGGAATTGTGGTGCGAGAAATTGATGCTTTAGGTGGAGAAATGGGAAAAGCCGCTGACGCCACTGCCTTACAAACCAAACTATTAAACTCATCAAGAGGACCAGGGGTGTGAGCACTACGTGTTCAATCCGACAAAGAAGAATATTCAAAATACATGATTAACAAGGTGCAAAACCAAGAAAATCTAGATTTAATTGTGGGCGCTGCTATTGATCTTGTTGTTGAAAACAACAAGATTGTTGGTGTTCAATTACAAACTGGAGAAATCATTTATGCTAAAACAGTTGTGCTAACAACTGGAACATATTTAAAATCATTAATTTTACAAGGTGAAGAAAAAACTGAATCTGGACCAAATGGAGAAATGACCACTAAAGGAATTAGTGGTAGTTTAAAAGCACTTGGAATTGATTTGTTTAGATTTAAAACCGGAACTCCAGCCAGAATTTATAAAGATTCTGTTGATTTAACAAATGCAGCCCCAGAACCTGGAACTGATGCTAAATTAGCATTCAGTTTTTCAACAAAAACCTTTACCCCAATTGAAAAACAAGAAATGTGTTATTTGATTCACACAACTAAAGAAACTAAAAAAATTATTGAAGAGAATTTACATCGTTCACCAATGTATTCTGGAACTGTTGAATCAATTGGACCAAGATATTGTCCAAGTTTTGAAGATAAAGTTGTGCGTTTTGGGCAAAAAGATACACATCAAATTTTTATTGAACCAGAATCAAAAAATTTAGACACTTGATATATTCAAGGATTTTCAACATCAATGCCAATTGATGTTCAAGAAAAAATGTTAAAAAGTTTACCAGGATTTGAAAATATGCGCGTTAAACATTGATCATACGCCATTGAATATGATTGCATTGATCCAATGCAATTAAAACCAAGTTTAGAACTTCAAAAAATTCAAGGTTTATTCACAGCCGGTCAAATTAATGGAACAAGTGGATATGAAGAAGCGGCAGGTCAAGGATTGATTGCGGGAATTAATGCCGCTCGTCAAGTTGATCAAAAAGAACCTTTAATTTTAAAAAGAAATGAAGCTTACATCGGGGTGATGATCGATGACTTAATTAATAAAGGTGTGTGAGAACCATACCGTTTATTAACAAGTCGTGCTGAGCACCGATTATTATTAAGAAACGATAATGCCGAACAACGTTTAAAAGAATATGGATACAAAATTGGTTTAATTCAAGAAGATGAATGAAAAGAATATTTAAATTACTTAGATGAAAATGAAAAAGCAGTCCAAGAACTTAAAGAAATTAGATTTACCCCAAAATCTGAATTGGCAGAAATTTTATTGAACAAATATCAAATCTCTTTAAAACAAGGATATTCTGGATATGAGTTAATGAAAATGCCAAATATTCCAGTTGAAGAAATGATCCCATTTATTCCGAGCATGCAAAATTTAAGAATTAATCAAATTCAATCAATTACAATTAATGCTCGATTTGAAGGATATGTGAAAAAGGAATTGGAACAAGTTGAACGCTTTAATAAACTTGAAAAAAAACAAATTCCCAACGATTTAAATTATGATAATGTTGCTAATTTAGCATCAGAAGCACGTCAAAAATTGAAAAAAATTCGTCCTTTAAATATCGGACAAGCATCAAGAATTACTGGAGTTAACCCAGCTGATATTCAAATGCTATTATTTTATTTAAAATCACAATATGCAAATGATTAAGGTTTTATTTTAAGTAATAAAATCAAAATCCAATTATCAAAAAATAGGCAATCATGCCTATTTTTTGAATTTTATAATTAACATTTATTTAAACTGAAATTTTGGTTTATTATCCCATCAACTATTTTGTTTTCTTAAATATAAATATTTTTTAATTGGTATAATTACAAAGTAATTAAGAGGAGTATGAAATGAAAAGAGATTTTAAAACACTGGTCGTAATAGGAACTCAGTGAGGAGACGAAGGGAAAGGTAAAATTACTGATTACTTTGCTCAAAAAGCAGAAATGGTTGTGCGATTTGCTGGTGGAGATAATGCTGGTCACATGATTGAATTTGGTGGAGTACGTTACAAAGTAACAATTGTTCCATCAGGAATTTTTAACCCGAAAGTAAAAAACATTATTGGTAATGGAACTGTGGTTAATTTAGAAAAATTAGTCAGTGAATTAGCAGGATTAAACCAAGCAGGAATTGATACATCAAACTTGTTTATATCAGGGCGCGCTCACCTTATTTTGCCTTTCAATTTAAAAATTGATGAACTACAAGAAGAATTTCGAAAGGAAAATAAAATTGGAACAACAAAACGTGGAATTGGGCCAACATATGCTGATAAAATAGCGCGTATGGGAATTAGAGTTCATGATGTTTTACAACCAAATTTTAAAGATATTTTAAAAGAATCTGTTGATGCTCATAATAAAATTTTGAAAAATTTATATGAATCAGATATTCAATTTACTTTTGATGAAATTTATAATAATTTAATGAAAAATTTTGATGTGATCAAAAATAATATTTTAGATACTGGAGAATTAGTAGCTGACACAATCGAACAACAAAAATTTGTTTTATTTGAAGGGGCTCAAGGAATTTTACTTGATATTGATCATGGTACTTATCCATTTGTAACAAGTTCAAATACAAGTGCGAACAACGCTTCATTAGGAAGTGGAGTTCACTATAAACATATTCAAAAAGTGGTTGGGGTTGCTAAAGCTTACAACACTCGTGTGGGAACTGGGGGAATGCCAACAGAATTATTTGATGAAACCGGAAATCGAATTCGTGAACGCGGAAGAGAATATGGATCAAATACGGGCCGTCCACGTCGTGTTGGTTGATTTGATGCAGTTGCAATGAAATATGCAATTCGTGTCGGTGGAATTGATGAATTATTTTTAACTCTATTTGATGTTTTAGACCATGAGGAAAATTTAAAAATTTGCATTGCTTATGAACTTGATGGAAAACAAATTACTTCAATGCCAACAAGTGATCAAGAATTTAGAAGATGTAAACCAATTTATGTTGAAGTGCCAGGTTGAAAAGAAGATATTACTAAAGTCCGTTCATATGATGAATTGCCTGAAAATGCTAAAAATTACATGAACAAAATAGCGGAATATTCAGGTGCTGAATTTTTAGGATTTTCAGTTGGACCAGATCGTGTTCAAACAATTTTATTAAAAGGTGAATTTGATGATTAGTCGATACAGCGTTGAAGAAATTGAAAAAATTTGATCTGATCAAAATAAATATCAAGTTTGATTGGACGTTGAAAAATATGTTGTTGAAGCATGATCAACATTAAAAATTGTGCCCAAACAAGACTTGTTAGTTTTAGAAAAAATCAAAATTGATTTACCAAGAATGTTAGAAATTGAAAAAGAAACTAAACATGATGTTGTGGCTTTTACAAGAATGTTAAGCGAACAAATTGGTAATGAAAGTCGATGAATTCATTTAGGAATTACATCAACAGATGTTGTTGATACAGCCCAAAACTTCTTAATCAAATCTTCAAATTTAATTGTTCAAAAAGAGTTAGAAAATTTAGCAAAAACATTAAAATCTTTATCATTGAAAAATGAAAAAGTTTTAATCATGGGGCGAACTCATGGGATGTATGGAGAGCCCACATCACTTGGTTTGAAATTTGCCTTATGATACGAAGAAATTCAACGCCAAATTCAACGATTGAATTTAGCAAGACGAGATATTGAAGTTGCAAAAATTTCTGGTTCAATGGGGAACTATGCTAATTTAGAATTGAAAATCGAAGAGTTTGTAGCTAAGAAAATGAAGTTAGGGATTGATAAAATTTCAACCCAAGTGACACAACGTGATCGTCATGCGTTTTTAATTTCTGTCTTTGGAAATATTGCTTCAACTTTAGAAAAAATTTCTACAGAAATAAGATTATTTCAACGCAGTGATGTGAATGAATTAGCTGAAGGATTTAGTGTTGGTCAAAAAGGAAGTAGTTCAATGCCACATAAAAAGAATCCAATTAGTTCTGAAAATATTGCTGGATTATCACGATTTATTCGTTCTTTTGTGACTATGTCATTTGAAAATAATAACTTGTGACATGAACGAGATATCTCTCATTCATCAAATGAACGAATTATGTTTCCTGATCTTTTCAATGTTTTAGTTTACTCTTTAAGAAGAATGAATGAAACTTTACAAAATTTAAGTATCAATAAAAAACAAATGCAAAAACACATTTTGGAAGCTAAAAATATTTATTTTTCACAACGTGTTTTGACGTATATTATTATGCAAAATCATCAAGTTACTCGTGAAAAAATTTATGATTTAATTCAAAATTGCACCACCATTGCTTGAGCAGAAAAAACTGATTTAAAAGATGTTTTGTTACAAAATAACATTTTAGATTTTATTGACCAAAAAGAATTTGATGCATTATTTGATGATCAATATTTTATTCGACACACAAAAGAAATTTTTAATCGAATTTTTAAAACCAAATAATTTAGATAAAAACCACACTTGAGATAATTTTTAAATTATTTCAAGTGTGGTTTTAAAATAGTCTGATTCATTTTGCAACGACTTAAACTAGAGAAGTGATTTTGGTTTTTGCATTCGAGTATATGTTGAAATTGCAAAATTTATTAAGATAAAAAATGACAACAATGAAGTAATAACAAGGAATACAAAACCAAGGGTTCATTGAAATGATATTACAAGATTGAAATAAAAGATATCTTGAATTGTAGGTCCCATTTGTCCTAATAAAATCCAGACAATACCAACAGATGTTAAAATAGCAAACATCATCGAGACTAAATAACCACTAATTAAATATTTATTAATTTCGCGTTTTTTATATCCAATGATTTTAAACAATAAAATCGTATTTCTGTTTTCCAACAAAATAAGAATTGTAATCAACATTGATACAAGAACAGCAATCGCTCCAGACATCACAATAGCAATACCAATCATTCCAGATAATGGTCTAGTCAATATGATTTGAGCTTCTGTCATTTTACTAAAAATCATCACATAAGCACCAACGTTGTTAATGTATGATTCAAAATGATTTTTTAAATAATAATCATTAATATTAGAACCAGCCTTATCCGAGCCATTAGTTGATTTATAAATTGGTAATGTTCAATATTCTAATTGCATTGGAATAATTGATTTTGAAAAATAAGAATTAGTCACATAAACAGGATTTGCTTGGTTTATGTTCTTTGCAATTTCGCCAAATTTTTCACTAATATGTTTCTTATCTTGAGTTATTTTCTCAAGATAAGAAAATAAACTTGCTTGAGGTACATAAACAAATTGAAAACTAGAACTATCACTGTAGAGTACTTTGTTTACTCTCGCTATAACATTATGATAAATTGCTTCTGGTTCGGAATTAGACCCATCAGGTTGACCAACTCCAACATTTACTTTTACAACAAATTCGTCTCCAATTTTTAAATTATTGCGTTTAGCATAGGAACTATTAATGCTTGCATTTAAAGCTCACTGGTTTTTTAGGGTTGTTTGTTCACCATTTATCAATTTTCTCTTAACTACGCCCTCGCTGTTAACATCGTGTTCGAAATGCCTTCTTGAAAATTCGTCATTTTCAAACCCAATAAAAGTTATAGTTCTTTCAGATCGATCAACACCAACTTTTGCGTAAACACCCATTTGTTTGCCTTGATTAACATTTGAAGCTTGGCGGCTACCAACAACCTTACCAAACATAATATTGATTCCATCAAATGTCGGAAATTGTTTTCTGAAATTTATTAATTTATCGATCAAAGGTTTTAAAAGGTTCTTAATTTTAAAAGTTTCAGAACCTTTGTTTTGAACAAATATTGAATCCATTTGATTTAATATTTGTTCATAATTTTTTGGGTTTTCAGAAACGTTATTTAAAAAAGCTAAGACTGTTGCTTTGGGGATATAAGCCTTATCCAATCCATTTGTTAATGTTTCCATTATTTTATCTGGTGCTTGTTTTCAAAAAACCTTGTCTAATTTTTTATATTTTTCAAGGTCTTTGACATCGATATTTTGATAGGAATCAATTATTGGTTTTTCTTTTTCATATTCAACAAATTCAGGTAATCAGTGATTGAATTTTATTGATTTATAAGGGGCGTTTCATTGTTCATAGCCATAATTGAAATAATTGACAGAGGTGTTGAATTGAAAGGCAAAGAAAAGGATTGTAAACGAAAGGGTTAGCATTATATAGGAAATAAGGTTTTTGTATACATTTTGGAAAGCAAACGAAAGCCCCAGTCTAACCTTACTGTTAAATCTTCTTGTGAAAAATTTTAATTTCATTTGAACATTTGAAATGCTTTTGACAACACCCATTCCAGATATTTTTAAAACATCCGAATTCATAATCAGTAAACTTATAACAAAGAAACCAATAATGCTAACTCCAAACAAACAGATAATTGAAATGATAAATGGGAATCCCATTGTCCAAAAGCTATGATGAAAATTTAAAATATCATAAGTCATCTGAGTTAATATGCTTTGCACCATTAATGCCCCAAAAGTACTCAAAGAAAAACTTATTAAAGTTGGAAATATTAATGCTGATGTATTTAATATTGATAATTCATAATTTCTT encodes the following:
- a CDS encoding DHH family phosphoesterase, encoding MEIINKIKAEIEKHETIILHRHIIPDGDAYGSQLGLKYLIKENYPDKEVLAVGLDINYLNFIGSMDRNVSDATYNNALVIVTDCGNTERIDDQRFAMGNFLIKLDHHPNATPFGDLMWVDTSFTSASEMVGYLAKELNWKITPQAGRIIYHGILTDSIRFLIEATTPRTLEVAAHLLKSGFDLNALHLEMYNKKFSDLQLQSELIKTAKLEDGVGHIILTDELIHQYRLRYDENGKFANLLSGIDGVEIWITFAIREDQRYRVEFRSKRFAVNGIATNWGGGGHKLAAGAIIDNLEQAKMIVQEAKAWVKKGKGE
- a CDS encoding lipoprotein, with protein sequence MKKILTLLGSIGIVGAAATTVVSCENHDHHDNGDRQAEINNQLNNLKDIDTVIPESNRDLGVLEDIGMNTIKDAFRDNNQNLNLNNDNFQISQISNESAMLHSFKGYKGHITVTYKVFKNLFSDNGQNLGALPNAKEETIRKAILEKNSKIRELNPNFVVFQINKVKDNKYQALIKGEQKHSKSTIVEFTIPQTQNA
- the mnmG gene encoding tRNA uridine-5-carboxymethylaminomethyl(34) synthesis enzyme MnmG — its product is MQNKNYEVLVVGAGHAGVEAALAAARLHKKTGLINLYTDKIALMPCNPSVGGPAKGIVVREIDALGGEMGKAADATALQTKLLNSSRGPGVWALRVQSDKEEYSKYMINKVQNQENLDLIVGAAIDLVVENNKIVGVQLQTGEIIYAKTVVLTTGTYLKSLILQGEEKTESGPNGEMTTKGISGSLKALGIDLFRFKTGTPARIYKDSVDLTNAAPEPGTDAKLAFSFSTKTFTPIEKQEMCYLIHTTKETKKIIEENLHRSPMYSGTVESIGPRYCPSFEDKVVRFGQKDTHQIFIEPESKNLDTWYIQGFSTSMPIDVQEKMLKSLPGFENMRVKHWSYAIEYDCIDPMQLKPSLELQKIQGLFTAGQINGTSGYEEAAGQGLIAGINAARQVDQKEPLILKRNEAYIGVMIDDLINKGVWEPYRLLTSRAEHRLLLRNDNAEQRLKEYGYKIGLIQEDEWKEYLNYLDENEKAVQELKEIRFTPKSELAEILLNKYQISLKQGYSGYELMKMPNIPVEEMIPFIPSMQNLRINQIQSITINARFEGYVKKELEQVERFNKLEKKQIPNDLNYDNVANLASEARQKLKKIRPLNIGQASRITGVNPADIQMLLFYLKSQYAND
- a CDS encoding adenylosuccinate synthase, with product MKRDFKTLVVIGTQWGDEGKGKITDYFAQKAEMVVRFAGGDNAGHMIEFGGVRYKVTIVPSGIFNPKVKNIIGNGTVVNLEKLVSELAGLNQAGIDTSNLFISGRAHLILPFNLKIDELQEEFRKENKIGTTKRGIGPTYADKIARMGIRVHDVLQPNFKDILKESVDAHNKILKNLYESDIQFTFDEIYNNLMKNFDVIKNNILDTGELVADTIEQQKFVLFEGAQGILLDIDHGTYPFVTSSNTSANNASLGSGVHYKHIQKVVGVAKAYNTRVGTGGMPTELFDETGNRIRERGREYGSNTGRPRRVGWFDAVAMKYAIRVGGIDELFLTLFDVLDHEENLKICIAYELDGKQITSMPTSDQEFRRCKPIYVEVPGWKEDITKVRSYDELPENAKNYMNKIAEYSGAEFLGFSVGPDRVQTILLKGEFDD
- the purB gene encoding adenylosuccinate lyase; its protein translation is MISRYSVEEIEKIWSDQNKYQVWLDVEKYVVEAWSTLKIVPKQDLLVLEKIKIDLPRMLEIEKETKHDVVAFTRMLSEQIGNESRWIHLGITSTDVVDTAQNFLIKSSNLIVQKELENLAKTLKSLSLKNEKVLIMGRTHGMYGEPTSLGLKFALWYEEIQRQIQRLNLARRDIEVAKISGSMGNYANLELKIEEFVAKKMKLGIDKISTQVTQRDRHAFLISVFGNIASTLEKISTEIRLFQRSDVNELAEGFSVGQKGSSSMPHKKNPISSENIAGLSRFIRSFVTMSFENNNLWHERDISHSSNERIMFPDLFNVLVYSLRRMNETLQNLSINKKQMQKHILEAKNIYFSQRVLTYIIMQNHQVTREKIYDLIQNCTTIAWAEKTDLKDVLLQNNILDFIDQKEFDALFDDQYFIRHTKEIFNRIFKTK
- a CDS encoding ABC transporter permease; the protein is MKLKLFLKQSIKDFIIYWPLYLTFTLFLTFAASLSLGLISFASSFFKDVDDSIGLTTSKNALFKPEPYTVMVPEKDDYTQQEKEDLPIYHFFLDTIEYNKEGEFWNGLKRFNSPQLPEENIKNIYKYFASNSGNISHLKQGYLTELDSNLEVINKYVDHIAYVFKWKFKTNNIQLAFILNQYLNSNSTKKQIENFYFQFYRQNAFNVKMKNVPRNGSLEYLATNEKMGDIHQGYYGDEIVKQIVNFPEGETKITNFSLFQSNDFNRVNFQSSINFQSEQFKNYLDRTKEEFGMFFYLQPRVANDLNLKLGEKYSVNTWYADRTKDYQMVFAGTILNPDIWYRPTDLHLYVPLQTVNKLLYEVRIPHLNNSFQNYWNSAQNVFSNQLHLHFANKNNVEEGQKYFSNWFETNMMTNLKPGLNRSGLQSSTFWAHEDLGFTTTSMMQLVILVSIVVIIFVLILLFLIFFFISQQIILLQQKSLFVLKSMGIRNYELSILNTSALIFPTLISFSLSTFGALMVQSILTQMTYDILNFHHSFWTMGFPFIISIICLFGVSIIGFFVISLLIMNSDVLKISGMGVVKSISNVQMKLKFFTRRFNSKVRLGLSFAFQNVYKNLISYIMLTLSFTILFFAFQFNTSVNYFNYGYEQWNAPYKSIKFNHWLPEFVEYEKEKPIIDSYQNIDVKDLEKYKKLDKVFWKQAPDKIMETLTNGLDKAYIPKATVLAFLNNVSENPKNYEQILNQMDSIFVQNKGSETFKIKNLLKPLIDKLINFRKQFPTFDGINIMFGKVVGSRQASNVNQGKQMGVYAKVGVDRSERTITFIGFENDEFSRRHFEHDVNSEGVVKRKLINGEQTTLKNQWALNASINSSYAKRNNLKIGDEFVVKVNVGVGQPDGSNSEPEAIYHNVIARVNKVLYSDSSSFQFVYVPQASLFSYLEKITQDKKHISEKFGEIAKNINQANPVYVTNSYFSKSIIPMQLEYWTLPIYKSTNGSDKAGSNINDYYLKNHFESYINNVGAYVMIFSKMTEAQIILTRPLSGMIGIAIVMSGAIAVLVSMLITILILLENRNTILLFKIIGYKKREINKYLISGYLVSMMFAILTSVGIVWILLGQMGPTIQDIFYFNLVISFQWTLGFVFLVITSLLSFFILINFAISTYTRMQKPKSLL